DNA sequence from the Desulfomicrobium macestii genome:
TAGTACGAGAACGTGTGCGCCGTCATGCCGTTCAGGTACACCTGCTGCGAACTGAACAGACTTTTCTGTGCCGAAACAAGATCCACCAAGGTCCGCTGCCCCATGCGAAACTGATCCGTGTAGCTCGAAACCACCTGCGCATTTTCGTTCGTCAGGCTGCGCAGCACTGGCAGCAACTTGCCCGTGGCCTTGTAGAAGCTGTACGCCGTGCGCACATCTTCCTCCACCTGACGCTCGATATCCAGGGCATCCTGCTCGGCGCGCAG
Encoded proteins:
- a CDS encoding TolC family protein: LRAEQDALDIERQVEEDVRTAYSFYKATGKLLPVLRSLTNENAQVVSSYTDQFRMGQRTLVDLVSAQKSLFSSQQVYLNGMTAHTFSYYRLCMPVSQLMSALGVDLKVKGLGEVMAE